CATTTCACTGTTTTTACTAAAATCAAAAGTTACTTCTTCCTTCATCATATAAAGTCTTTACTCGATAAAGACACAACAACTCTTCCCTTAAAACTTTTACAGAATAAAAACACCTCACTTTCTTTCTAAAAAAGTTTCCAGCTCTTTCTCGAATGGAACAActactattttctttataactCTCATTTCCAACTCTTTCTTTCGAGCCTCTACTCGATAAAACTCATCTTTCTCattagtctcatttttttttctttcatttgctTGAAACAACAACCTGATAAGGACTCATCACCCCTTTCTttaaaatctcatattttaacACCGGACCCGTTCATTTGACCGTCGGTCCCTgcaaatttctctttttaaactttttataCATCTCTACTtgattttaaaagaaatgacaAATTACCTTTCTCTTGTTGAGCACGATTGATAGGAATCTTGAGAGTTCGTGGACTAATTAGATAGTCTAGTTAAACAAGTCTAGACTGGTAACTAAAAGAGACTCTTGGGTTCAGAGCATCAAAGAaactgctctgataccactttgTCACGACTgcactttgctaaggatagcaaaGCCGGGAATCCGTGACTAGGGTGGGAAATAAGAAGAGGGGAAAAGAAAAGGGATAAACAGTGACTCAATATTCACTTAGAAATAAAGGGGAACAACTTCAATTTAACTCGTAATCACTAGAATTTGAATGGAAATCttacttttcaaaattcaaaaccttatccatcaataaatatttatcagaGTATACAAGAACAGGCGACGTTGTCCAGGACTTACTACGCAGCTGAATTTAATGCGGTTacatgtatggagacatgcACCCCAAGAATCTTTGCTTAAGTGAAAGAGAAATCATTAAACTTTGCTCAGCATTTCCACCATCATtactcaacctgcacatttagaaatacatgcagggctgagtacaaagatactcagtgaacacattgccgaaatatacatatatacattgaaaatattgtcatgccatcacagtaacactcgAGAGTTTTCACTtaaaggcccgagcttactaaattCTTTGTGAGCTAAAGTTCGACTGATCACAAGCTAAGTTCTTTATATACTTCTGCCATATCTGAACACCAAGTGCCGTGGAGATGGTGCTCTCCCACGGTCACCTACATCTTTCTCCAGCCggggaggtggccacctcccaACGGCCTCCTCTACATCATCTTTGtgccgtggaaggtggccaccttccacggtcacctgtgtacactaatccgagtagggacaccaccttcactcggacccgaattcgattcttaagttccaaccaaacagataggcttcatacacataaaacaaatcatttatggcaagacTGTGACATTCCTATCCCAAAACATGCCTCATTTTACACCATACCatcattcctagccaatcatttgtacatgtggatGAATAATAAGCttccatgtggcaatcataaaaattgctcaagggtaaattttcgcggactgcaatatccaatacattagactgcaatttttcccgactgcaatatccaatatgctagactgcaatctatagattgcagtctagcgtttatactattgcagtctagcatatataatattgttgtaacATTCCGGAATTTAGAACCCAAATTTtgagccctagaattaattgttgatgacgtggaatcgagaatgcatttatttaatGAGATGAGTTTGTGTTGAatgtttgaaaagtcaaacttattgatttaatgatgtggcatgtgatttatttattggtgaGATTATGTggcaattatttatttaagggtgagtgagaatattagagaaaatttccataaatacttgtcaccctaattcttgtaattttcgaaccctagaccccCTTTGAAGggaaattctatttcttccggaatttatttaatccttgggatatttatccaaattaaattccaagagccaattatttccttgtttaaagatggaaaaatcgagcccccttATTTTactagtgattttcgaaaatcaccatatttgggaaggaaggaattattttattttatttggttccttacttgatttccttccatacctagaatttaattattctaccaaatctttccatacctcaagagatcttgtcTTACCTTATTCTAGGCAATATTtgaaaatccatgccttatttaattAGGCCTAGGAGGCGCCACTTTTGACTCCAAGAAtgggagaattcttattttattttgctccgtgttattttattctactccgtaaaatataccaaaaaaaaacaaaatcttggctataTAGAAGccataattttcgaaacctATGGGATTTGCCCtaggatctatttttgttaattcttcttccctacttcacaatatttatttatttaattgtggagaatgagatcttaccaaatattctatttatttaccaaagattttatttggactctataaataagaaccaaaacccctaaccctagccccatATTTTCGGCCCCCACCCTCCCATACACTCtcccaaattttcttcttctactctcCAATATTTgctatcttttggagaagaattgaagtttaatccaagaactttgaagaatcaaggctaatacttgttttctaccgatcgtttttctcaaaaaggtatttttgtttaagagtTATGCTTGAtcttcttctacttcttctttttcttcttctaaccgattaatcggtcttcttgaaccctcatgcatcttggtttGAGTGTAAGAGGGAtaaaaagggatgtgggaacatgtgtatgtgtgtgtgccgtgtgtgtgtgtgtggtgtgtgtgtgtgtgccgtgtgtgtgtgtgtgttgttgtgttgtgtagtgtgtgtttgatggttaaataatcttgtgtgataaacatgatcttgatttattagtaatgataagatgaatcgttgggaagagggaaaagtaataagacatgcatgagtaagactagtattgaacctaatttgtgatatgtgcctatgtaattaaaaggtgaaactttggttgcgaagccggataacggaaaagcgaaactacttgaaaactaagcaatcgaggtgggctttactctaaaaactctcttttattttatcaaaacgttgtttggtgttataagggtgtttaactgttatgtcatgcctatgtctgttttattgtgatattgtgtgcctgatgcctagtttgtgagttcgctccattgggctatatggctatggatatgtttatacgaattcgggtctgagtatgggccgcaagccctaccaggctgtgtacacgaggggatcgggagccgtccttgctagtcggtcggtctcgtgggcgaaaagtgtggccacactttcgtcgcacatTGGAATGATTGTGATAATGGATTTTGTTGAGGAAAATGGGGAGtcattttgactggccagtctatggaaaatatattttgtgatactcgtgatatttctcttataactgcttaaaactcgagttcacttggtaagggtggcataacttataaaatgttttggcaatgagctcactgagtatttcaaaatactcagccctgcatgtgttttccctatgtgcaggttgaatgatgacgagcggaggcgggtgttgagcagattaattaattaatatgaacatgttgaacttcaagcgtagttttgtcttcatacatagctattctttctcttggtcgttttccgctgaacCTTGATACTCTTAGAATTTCTTTTGGGATAATTGCACCTTACTCTTGGCTTGTGGTTTATATCTTGGATATTTTGTCGTACTCTTCAGATATTTTGATCACCATTTATGATaccttccttcttcttttaAACTTCTAGGTTTAGTAGTTGTTTTAAATGCTCTGATATTTCCTTTATTAATTTGGCCaacactctttaaatgaaaccctagcctatgtttacttcttgGGAGTCCGtttgggtagcagccgccgcatttattgtaccctaggagggcgggctgttacagttggtatcagagcctcagttctttccgctctggacccaagagtcttttcAAACTTTAGGTTGTCCATGTAGTCTTTTTGTGTAAATGTACTAAATGTGGAAGGCTCAACACCGCAACTCGTCTCGTTCAACCGCAAGGAAAGAGGTACTAGATATTTTGTGACTTGTGCTTGAAACTTGATGTTTTTGGAAATATTGTGAATGAGAAGTGACGCTTTCTGAATGATGATTTGTTGAATATGAGAACTTGTGAAAAGCATGCTTTATGTGATAGAAATATTATGAACGCGAAGCGATGCTTCTTGAATGATTTGTTGAATGTTACATGAGACTTTgtgaaaatttgtgaaatgCGAATGTGACCACGTGAAACTGAGTTAGAATATTGCTATGCTTAGACTTGGACTTTCGGACTTAGCAtgctttagctatactatcaCAGCGCTTGTACCAACACTAGAAACGTGGAAGAACTAGTATAAGGCCGTTAGTGTATGTGGAGATTCGACGAAACGCGAACAGAAAACGCACGAATAGTTGTCTTAAAACCGAGAACCTTGGACGCGACGTTTCGAACCACCATCTTTTGACTTTTATACACTTTCGCAGCACCATTTGAGATCACGCACTATCTATTATTTTCCACCTTTGTGATGATGCTGACTTGTTCCTTTTCCCCTTTTGTAGATGGTCCAACCCTATCACGCCCTTATGCGTCACCGTTACGCCAAGAATAGGAACTTTCCGGTGGAGCGCTATAGAGAGCTGGAATGGGACGGAGAGCAGTTCCTTCTGAACTTCGTTACCGACTTCTATGGTCATTGGCTGGACGCCTACGCGTACGGAACTACCCATCACGAGGGAATCATGCGACTTATCCATATACTGCCTTCCCCTTGGAGCGAGTGGACCGCTCAAGCCTCAGTATCCTACACTTGGTTTAGCCCTCCCAAATATACGCCTCGAGGAGAATTCGTCGGCCTAATGGGAGTTTTACTTCCGGCCATGTCTACCGTCGTTGACGGACCCCCACTTCATCAGCCAACACAGAGGTACTCGTCAGGAGCAGCACGTCGGATGAAGTATCGCGATGACGAGGAACCGCATGTTGCTCGCGTTCCCCGTAAAAGGACCCTTAGGATGCGCGTTTCGGCACCTCGAAGGATCATAAGAGAGGCCGAAGAGATGCTTACTTCGATTCCTTCGCCCCTAAGCAACGAGAAGAAGGACGAGGAGATGGGATCGTtcgagagaggagagagttcGAACGCGGAGAGTGTCGGAGAGTCGGGAGAACCCGAAGAGGACGAGGGCGGAGATGTCTAGTGCCCGAatagaaattttgttttccCTTTCCCTATGTTTTGAATTCTAGAACTTCTTTTTATGATTGTTATTTTCTTCCGCGATTGAATCGCTCTTTTCCATTCATTGTACCAAGACCTTTTGGGAtcactttttgaaatttaatggGGAATTCGCACCTTTCATTCTATTATATGGCAATGAAGCCGTCTTCACTCTTTTCTGTCCTTATTGCGTGAATATACTTACTCGTTCTATTATCCTCCAAGTGTTTTCCACCTTATGGTGCAATCTTATTATGTTCTCTATTTTCCTAACAACTGTTTTGTGTGGTCTTTCTTTAGACCATACTTGTGAATGagttaaaaatttcttttcttcctttcaAAGTACCCTATCACCATCTtgagattttaaattaagtacGCTAACAATTCGAGTGTGATAAATCAGAATGCCGCGTAGACGCAACGTGAGGAACGAGGAACCTACCTCCCAGGCTTCGGTAGAAGAAAGTGTGACGCAACCAAGACCGccgtcaccaccaccacctccacgaGTAGATAGGGAAGTCGTAAAGCTTTTTCTTGACCAAAAGCCTCCTACCTTCGACGGAATGGGTGAACCTGCGAAAGCTGGAACTTGGATACGTGCCTTGGAGCGCATCTTCAAGACCTTAGTGTGCAACGATGCGGAGAAGATGATCTGTGTGACGCATCAGCTGACTGGATCCGCCGATTTTTGGTGGGATACCAAGCTAAAAGACCATGCCCCAGGATCGCGTAGACGAGATGACTTGGGAAGAATTCAAGACTGAGGTTTACGACAAGTACGTACCCAAGAGCTACCGCAAGGCAAAGGCCGCCGAGTTTCACAACCACACCCAAGGACGTCTGTCCGTAACCGAGTATGACCGTGCACTTTGTGACATGACCCGCTACGTGCCGGAACAGACCGATACTGATGAGAAGTTGGCTGATAAGTTTCGTGAGGGCCTTAGACACGAGATTAGGATGGCATTGGCAGTCCGCGGAACCCTTACGTACGCCGAGGCGCTAGCCCTCGCACTGGATGTAGAGGCAGCAATGCCAAAGGAGAAGAGCGCGGGGAACACCCAATGACATTACCCCCGCCATGTCCTAACCATGACAAGAGGAGATGGGAGGAAAGTAGGATTCCCTATGACAACAAGCGATACCGCCCCACTCAGAACAGGCCGCCGTACGGAGGAGGACAGACTTCGTTCAATCCAAGGAACGACCCCCGTGCCAGACCGCCTCAGTGTAACGTTTGCGCCAGGTACCATTTCGGGGAGTGTAGAGGACCGAACCCGACCAGGTGCTTCGACTGCAGAGGGAATGGTCACTTCTCTAGGGAGTGTCCGAGTAGGAACGTAGGAATCGGGTTGAGGCAGAACCAACAAGGCATCCGTCAGCAGCCGAGGGCGCCACCTACGGGCTCGGGAACAAACCGAGATCAACCACTACGGCTGCAGCAGCCTGTCCGCCCAAGACTTCCCGCCCCGGCTAGAGCGTACGCTATAGAGCAGAAGCAGCCCAAGGTCGAGCAAGGAAAGCCCGAGAGTGGAAATCTAGCAGGTATaggcgaaatccttgatacccctattgttgttttgttcGACACAGGCGCATCTCATTCGTTCATCTCTGAGTTATGTGTGCATACCTTGAGCTTGCCTACTAGGAAGTCTGAACATAGAATGATGGTGTCCTCACCAGTAGGAGGATTGGTTGAGATCTCTCGTTTTTGCTTGAACGTAGAAATCGTACTAGGAGAACTTAAGTTAGTTGCTCACGACCTGCGAGTTATGGCGATGAGAGACGTTGACGTAATCTTAGGAATGGATTGGTTAACTGAGAACTTTGCGACGATTAGTTGTAAGAAGCGACAGATAACCCTACAAACCCCAGGTGTGGAACCCGCCGTGTACCACGGAATCTCGATGAACCGATGAATCGCTATAGTCTCCGCGTTACAAGCCACTGCCATGCTGAAGAAAGGACGCCCGGCCTACCTTGTCTATCTCCACGGAGAAGAGAAGGAGGAAGCGAGGCTTGAAGACGTTGCTGTCGTACGAGATTTTCCCGACGTTTTTCCCGAGGAGTTACCTGGACCGCCGCCAGATAGGCAGTTGGAGTTCACGATCGATCTTGAACCTGGAGCCGCACCCATATCATAGGCGCCGTACCGCATGGCACCTAAGGAGTTAGAGGAGTTAAAGATTCAGCTGCAAGAGCTCATGGACTTAGGATTCGTTAGGCCCAGTGTTTCGCCATGGGGCGCACCGGTGCTCTTCGTTAAGAAGAAAGACGGGTCAATGagaatgtgtatcgactatagagagttgaacaaattgaccctcaagaacaagtaccCTTTGCCGAGGATAGATGACATGTTCGACCAACTCCGAGGAGCCGGAGTGTTCTCTAAGATGGATTTGAAGTCCGGATACCACCAGCTGAAAGTGCGAAAGGAGGATATCCCTAAAACCGCATTCCGTACCAGATATGGTCACTATGAGTTCGTCGTGATGCCGTTCGGTCTGACAAACGCCCCAGCCGTGTTTATGGATTTGATGAACCGCGTTTTCCACCCGTACCTAGATACGTTCGTCTTAGTATTCATAGATGATATCTTAGTCTACTCGAAGGACGAGGAGGAGCACGCGGAGCACCTACGGATCGCGCTGGAGACGTTGAGGAAGGAGAAGTtgtacgccaaattcagcaagtgtgaattcTGGCTGAAGGAAGTCAACTTTTTAGGGCACATCGTGTCGGCAGAAGGAATCCGAGTGGACCCCGCCAAGGTTGAGGCGGTACAACAATGGAAGTCGCCATCGACGCCGAACGAGATTCGGAGTTTCCTAGGTttggcaggatactaccgaaggtTCATAGAAGGATTCTCTAAGATAGCGAGACCAATGACCCAGCAGCTCAAGAAAGGAATCAAGGTGAATTGGACGCCGGAGTGTGAAGCGAGTTTCCAactcttgaaggagaaattgacCACCGCACCAGTGCTAGCTGTGCCAGAGCTTGGAGCGAATTACGTAGTTTACACCGACGCTTCGAAAGTCGGATTAGGATGCGTGTTGATGCAGAACAACAAGGTGATCGCTTACGCGTCGCGACAGTTGAAACCGCACGAGTTGAACTACCCTACCCACGATTTAGAGTTAGCCGCTGTAGTgcatgccctaaagatttggagacaccatctctacggagttaggtgtgaaatctttacggaccataagagtttgaagtactttttcgAGCAGAAAGACCTGAACATGCGACAACGGAGATGGCTCGAGCTagtgaaggactacgattgtggTATCAACTACCACCCCGGCAAGGCAAACGTAGTAGCAGACGCTTTAAGCCGTAGAGACCATTCGCAACTCGCTGTTTTTCTAACAGGAGAGGAAAGTTTGGTGCGAGAGTTGAGTAAGTTGCGGATAGAAGTAGTTAGAACACCCGATACCGTGAAGGGTCGAATCGCCGCGTTAATAGTAGAACCTGATCTAAGGACGAGGATCGTTGCAGCATAACGGCTAGATGAGAAATTAGAAGAGATTCGAGTCGAAGTGAGAACCGGTGAATCCGAAAATTTTAGTGAGGCTTCGGATAACGCTCTCACCTTTGGAGGGAGACTGTGCGTGCCGAACGACGAGGGACTTAGGAACGAGATCATGAGCGAAGCGCACGAAACCCCATACACTGCTCACCCCGGGAGTACGAAGATGTACCAGGATCTGAAGaagtccttttggtggaaCGACATGAAGAGAGACGTCGCAGCTTTCGTGGAGCgttgcttagcctgccaacaggtgaaaGCCTTACACCAACGACCGTACGGGAAGCTACAACCGCTTgagatacccgagtggaaGTGGGAGCACATCGCTATGGATTTCGTGACTGCGTTGCCAAAGACCCTTAAAGGGAACACCGCGATCTGGGTGATCATCGATCGACTTACCAAGAGTGCGCATTTCATACCAATCCCCGTAACCCATGGATCGGACAGGTTAGCTCGGATCTACATCCAAGAGATCTAGCAACTACATGGAGTCCCAGTGACAATTACGTctgatcgtgacccgaagtttACCTCGAAATTTTGGGTTAGTTTACAACGCGAGCTTGGAACACACTTAAACTTTAGCACCGCTTTTCACCCACAATCCGATGGACAATCCGAGAGGACGATACTAACTCTCGAGGATATGTTAAGAGCCGTGGTGCTCGACCGAGgcggaagttgggagaccgcaCTCCCTTTGATCGAGTTCGCCTACAACAACAGCTTTCAAGCAACGATCGGCATGGCGCCATACGAAGCACTTTATGAGTGAAAGTGTAGATCTCCGCTctactgggatgaagttggcgaACGAAGAGCGCTTGGACTCGATGCAGTCGAAGAAATGGTCGTGTATAAGTGTGGGTATGTGTAATAATGGGAATACGTGTATGGATACATAGTATTACACGTGAATGTATGTGTGAGAGTATATGTTACTAAtcaaatgaatatatatatatatatatatatataggattgtgttaaaatgacaacacctcttaaataacaccataccatcattcctagccaatcatttgtacatgtggacgaataataagctgccatgtggcaatcataaaaattgctcaagggtaaattttcgcggactgcaatatccaatacattagactgcaatttttcccgactgcaatatccaatacgctagactgcaatctatagattgcagtctagcgtttatactattgcagtctagcatatataatattgcagtaaCATCCCGGAATTTAGAACCCAAATTTtgagccctagaattaattgttgatgacgtggaatcgagaatgcatttatttaatGAGATGAGTTTGTGTTGAatgtttgaaaagtcaaacttattgatttaatgatgtggcatgtgatttatttattggtgaGATTATGTggcaattatttgtttaagggtgagtgagaatattagagaaaatttccataaatacttgtcaccctaattcttgtaattttcgaaccctagaccccCTTTGAAGggaaattctatttcttccggaatttatttaatccttgggatatttatccaaattaaattccaagagccaattatttccttgtttaaagatggaaaaatcgagcccccttATTTTactagtgattttcgaaaatcaccataTTTGGGAAggaatgaattattttattttatttggttccttacttgatttccttccatacctagaatttaattattctaccaaatctttccatacctcaagagatcttgtcTTACCTTATTCTAGGCAATATTtgaaaatccatgccttatttaattAGGCCTAGGAGGCGCCACTTTTGACTCCAAGAAtgggagaattcttattttattttgctccgtgatattttattctactccgtaaaatataccaaaaaaaaataaaatcttggcTATATAGAAGccataattttcgaaacctATGGGATTTGCCCtaggatctatttttgttaattcttcttccctacttcacaatatttatttatttaattatggagaatgagatcttaccaaatattctatttatttaacaaagattttatttggactctataaataagaaccaaaacccctaaccctagccccatATTTTCGGCCCCCACCCTCCCAtacactctctcaaattttcttcttctactctccaatattttgctatcttttggagaagaattgaagtttaatccaagaactttgaagaatcaaggctaatacttgttttataccgatcgtttttctcaaaaagatatttttgtttaagagtTATGCTTGAtcttcttctacttcttctttttcttcttctaaccgattaatcggtcttcttgaaccctcatgcatcttggttgagtgaaagagggataaaaagggatgtgggaacatgtgtatgtgtgtgtgtcgtgtgtgtgtgtgtgtgtgtgtgtgtgtgtgtgccgtgtgtgtgtgtgtgttgttgtgttgtgtagtgtgtgtttgatggttaaataatcttgtgtgataaacatgatcttgatttattagtaatgataagattaatcgttgggaagagggaaaagtaataagacatgcatgagtaagactagtattgaacctaatttgtgatatgtgcctatgtgattaaaaggtgaaactttggttgcgaagccggataacggaaaagcgaaactacttgaaaactaagcaatcgaggtgggctttactctaaaaactctcttttattttatcaaaacgttgtttggtgttataagggtggtttaactgttatgccatgcctatgtctgttttattgtgatattgtgtgtctgatgcctagtttgtgagttcgctccattgggctatatggctatggatatgtttatacgaattcgggtctgagcatgggccgcaagccctaccaggctgtgtacacgaggggatcgggagccgtccttgctagtcggccggtctcgtgggcgaaaagtgtggccacactttcgtcgcacatTGGAATGATTGTGATAATGGATTTTGTTGAggaaaatggggagttattttgactggccagtctatggaaaatatattttgtgatactcgtgatatttctcttataactgcttaaaactcgagttcatttggtaagggtggcataacttataaaatgttttggcaatgaactcactgagtatttcaaaatactcagcccgcatgtgttttcctatgtgcaggttgaatgatgacgagcggtggcgggtgttgagcagattaattaattaatatggacatgttgaacttcaagcgtagttgtgtcttcatacatagctattctttctcttggtcgttttccgctgaacCATGATACTCTTAGAATTTCTTTTGGGATAATTGCACCTTACTCTTGGCTTTTGATTTATATCTTGGATATTTTGTCGTACTCTTCAGATATTTTGATCACCATTTATGATaccttccttcttcttt
The nucleotide sequence above comes from Salvia hispanica cultivar TCC Black 2014 chromosome 5, UniMelb_Shisp_WGS_1.0, whole genome shotgun sequence. Encoded proteins:
- the LOC125189929 gene encoding uncharacterized protein LOC125189929; protein product: MTLPPPCPNHDKRRWEESRIPYDNKRYRPTQNRPPYGGGQTSFNPRNDPRARPPQCNVCARYHFGECRGPNPTRCFDCRGNGHFSRECPSRNVGIGLRQNQQGIRQQPRAPPTGSGTNRDQPLRLQQPVRPRLPAPARAYAIEQKQPKVEQGKPESGNLAGIGEILDTPIVVLFDTGASHSFISELCVHTLSLPTRKSEHRMMVSSPVGGLVEISRFCLNVEIVLGELKLVAHDLRVMAMRDVDVILGMDWLTENFATISCKKRQITLQTPGVEPAVYHGISMNR